One genomic segment of Chitinophagales bacterium includes these proteins:
- a CDS encoding response regulator: MRAIVVDDIADLRKHLIQMLKDVDATVSIEGEAENVLQAVELIRTLKPDVVFLDVEMPQYSGLELFGFLNESEMNIEVVFVTAHAHYAVKAFELSAVDYILKPVTMEALKRTLARLRQRLAFKTTSAPRLQTLQQQLAAPTLKTRIALSSAETIRMVAYEEILYLKANRVYTQFFLQPEETLLISKPLAEFEDILPKDFFLRIHRSYMVNLHHIKAYYKQDNTIQLTNGEQLPVAADKKELLLTRLLP, from the coding sequence ATGAGAGCAATAGTAGTAGACGACATAGCCGACTTAAGAAAGCATCTGATACAAATGCTGAAAGATGTAGATGCAACGGTGAGCATTGAAGGCGAAGCAGAAAATGTATTGCAGGCCGTTGAGCTCATCAGAACGCTGAAGCCGGATGTGGTTTTTCTGGATGTGGAAATGCCACAGTATTCCGGACTGGAACTGTTTGGTTTTTTGAATGAAAGTGAGATGAACATTGAAGTGGTGTTTGTTACGGCACATGCCCACTATGCCGTAAAGGCATTCGAACTTTCGGCAGTAGATTATATTCTGAAGCCTGTAACCATGGAGGCCTTAAAACGCACTCTCGCGCGATTACGTCAGCGCTTAGCCTTTAAAACTACATCAGCACCAAGATTGCAAACACTACAGCAACAACTTGCTGCTCCGACATTAAAGACCAGAATTGCGCTAAGCAGTGCCGAAACGATTCGCATGGTTGCTTACGAAGAGATTTTGTACCTAAAGGCAAATCGCGTGTACACACAGTTCTTTTTACAGCCGGAGGAAACATTGCTCATCAGCAAGCCTTTGGCAGAGTTTGAAGACATATTGCCGAAAGATTTTTTTCTGCGCATTCATCGCTCGTACATGGTGAACCTTCATCATATAAAGGCCTATTACAAGCAGGATAATACCATCCAGCTCACCAATGGTGAACAGCTGCCTGTGGCCGCTGATAAAAAAGAGTTGTTGCTCACCCGTCTGTTGCCCTAA
- a CDS encoding histidine kinase: MDLYIIGRNKICVPMVMDVPDNWAEQAKDLYEKGAHEQAAAIAFSALALAEQNQDQQQQATAHNTIGITYLKQSLYEKAIVHFLQAENLLSALNNPRELLPCLVNIAIVLNAQKRFEEAQHYYQKALDVVGAEGTMQKAQVLNGLGNLLHNTNRHNEALECFLQVKSIAEKYNVAYGVAMGGRNAGACLIELAQYDAAYALAENALHTAKANGFAELGIGAVQAMAEAAFKKGDSDKAAQLLNEYLPDAIQLNDDYNLRYHYWLLYLSCKQLNNTPQALHYHELWSEVDKRMNDAERVKTVNELHIQYETEKKEVALQKALLLQKETELAALKSRMNPHFLFNALAGIQQKLQHHKVDEAINAIENFALLTREVLRHSSMEYVTVQREADMLKAYIELEKLQLDQHFAYSITGADESSFFEIPPLMLQPVIENALKHGLRHKQGKKTLNISFELLNDDALKVTIDDNGIGREASAILNAKRNGHNSFALASIHERIALLRDKNSMQIEFYIEDKYEYEQPAGTRAVFHFRYITP, from the coding sequence ATGGATTTATATATCATTGGGCGCAATAAAATTTGCGTACCTATGGTAATGGATGTGCCGGATAATTGGGCAGAGCAGGCAAAAGATTTATACGAGAAAGGAGCGCACGAACAAGCTGCCGCCATTGCCTTCAGTGCGCTTGCTTTAGCGGAGCAAAACCAGGATCAGCAACAACAGGCAACGGCACACAATACCATCGGCATTACGTATCTCAAACAGTCGCTGTACGAAAAAGCGATTGTGCATTTTTTGCAGGCAGAAAACTTGTTGAGTGCCCTGAATAACCCCCGCGAACTGCTTCCCTGTCTGGTAAACATTGCCATTGTGCTGAATGCGCAAAAGCGTTTTGAGGAGGCGCAGCACTATTATCAAAAAGCGCTGGACGTGGTAGGAGCGGAGGGTACCATGCAAAAGGCGCAGGTCCTGAACGGTCTGGGTAATTTGCTGCATAACACCAACCGCCACAACGAAGCGCTGGAGTGTTTCCTGCAGGTGAAATCTATAGCTGAAAAGTATAATGTAGCCTATGGTGTAGCTATGGGTGGCCGCAATGCAGGGGCCTGCTTGATTGAATTGGCACAATATGATGCTGCGTATGCGCTGGCGGAAAATGCCCTGCACACCGCCAAGGCAAACGGCTTTGCAGAGTTGGGAATAGGGGCTGTACAGGCAATGGCCGAAGCAGCGTTTAAAAAAGGCGATAGCGATAAGGCCGCACAGCTATTGAATGAATATTTACCGGATGCCATTCAGTTGAATGACGATTATAATCTGCGCTATCATTACTGGCTGTTGTATCTGTCCTGCAAGCAGCTCAACAATACCCCACAGGCATTGCATTATCACGAGCTATGGAGCGAAGTGGATAAGCGCATGAACGATGCCGAGCGGGTTAAAACGGTAAATGAGTTGCACATTCAATATGAAACGGAGAAGAAAGAAGTGGCGCTGCAAAAAGCACTTCTCCTCCAGAAAGAAACAGAACTTGCTGCGCTGAAAAGCCGCATGAATCCACACTTTCTGTTCAATGCACTGGCAGGTATTCAACAAAAGCTGCAACATCACAAGGTGGATGAAGCTATCAATGCCATCGAAAATTTTGCGCTGCTCACCCGCGAAGTCCTCAGGCATTCCTCTATGGAATATGTTACCGTGCAACGTGAAGCAGATATGCTGAAGGCATACATCGAACTGGAAAAGCTGCAACTTGATCAACACTTTGCGTACAGCATAACAGGCGCAGACGAAAGCAGTTTTTTTGAAATACCTCCTTTAATGCTTCAACCCGTAATTGAAAATGCCTTGAAGCATGGATTGCGCCACAAGCAAGGAAAGAAGACACTGAATATTAGCTTTGAACTGCTGAATGATGATGCGTTGAAAGTGACCATTGATGATAACGGCATCGGCAGAGAGGCCTCTGCTATTTTGAATGCAAAGCGCAACGGACACAATTCATTTGCGCTGGCTTCCATACATGAACGCATTGCTTTGTTGCGCGATAAAAACAGTATGCAGATTGAATTTTACATTGAAGACAAGTATGAATATGAACAACCGGCAGGCACTAGAGCAGTGTTTCACTTCAGATATATAACCCCATGA
- a CDS encoding T9SS type A sorting domain-containing protein, translating to MTTLVFALALMAFNASAQLPNYVPTSGLISFYELDGNLNDLGPANQPFNANGTASYGQDRDAVNNSSAATLRSPLVCYISNTLPANKPNSVSFAMWFRPTFTTPSGHFPIIGGMRSNTALLNSWLFFMAPGNALNFGYSTSVNGNNQNLNCNTTLTANTWYHLAATFSNADGLKVYVNGVQVASAPATGNLVYNSNSNLVIGNTGAALPSINDQTEGLNDEVGYWNRVLTLGEIQALFNSTPPCVLNKNITGNTQYCAGNTINLTAAFTLNTGQSITGYQWKRNGANLTNGGKVSGVTTANLQVTNFAISDTGTYRVVVTTTCGVDSFQVNVKQGSEVNISNLIAYYPFNGNANDAGGNGYNATATATTNVANRYGQSNNAFAFNGTTSVVEVAAPTGQTILDNGQNKSVSLWFKRGSTTSGGVLLSYQQAAPGSWNALAYIGNDGILRGWMFQGGSAPWSSGIVMDTNWHNLVLVYTTGNQTAYLDGSVVANLSGTPNPGTSNIIRIGNGYATNGAPGISVTGNQPFLGAIDEVRFYNKVLNTTEINELLSNPFAITTQPQSVCAVLGGSATFTIATQGAVSYRWQKNGVDISGATSATYTISNIQPSDLANYRCVVTSICDNTVSLTSSTASLASTPPSPQPTRIYSLGSLSYDDGLLIGSHHATSVSTNFNTAVADRFNIPNGALRRSSGSVIVPLKSIDQPNTTISFWVNLNNFGAGTRAFLGGANNNLPYHLMANGNQLYFQTNSGVTFVNANLPTNGWAHVAVVYQGNTNTFYLNGQQVFTTSNGINLSVNPIQSLMGVNTGTSADYLADDLRVFESALTPTQIEGIYANGEEVPIFSIAPTDEHGCVGGTIQIKFRQGVNNGIISVKKNGVNLPAGGNVTITDSSVVIANATPADFTNYTINLRKGCASVEKTVNVVQLPSTFYNTGLVRHYRLNNSTADELGGAALTASGTYVVDRYGQGSRAFRKISNSNVQMPQITASPFTLSYWMNFYGAGSFAMVSELGATGVNLYKFGNGVGFDLGQANGQPYGVNNVNVLLPTQWRMVTVTHDGSYCKIYVDDQLITQFRPINNSVSLRDFFPSQSIDLDDIRVYNRALSEAEVKGLYRLPDIGAGTAAPSNVCVGQTINLSVTGLAVSGVNLRYQWTFNGNPINNGGNVSGANTANLQITNAQASNQGAYNCVVIGGCTEVTSTTFNITVGAGNITITQQPQSQSVCPGSSATFTVATQGATVTYQWKKGGVIINGATAATYTRNNVSTADTGSYTVDIIGGNCGTITSQAAVLTVLSAPVAAITPATATICNGQSATLTASGGTSYVWSNSGGSNAQATFSPATTTTYTVTVTNANNCTATASRQITVNANPTAAITPSTVTICNGQSATLTASGGGTYAWSNSGGSNAAATFSPTTTTTYTVTVTNANNCTATASRQVTVNANPTAAIIPATATICNGQSATLTASGGTSYAWSNSGGSNAQATFSPATTTTYTVTVTDGNNCTATASRLVTVNANPTAGITPASPAICNGASQTLTASGGGTYAWSNSLGSGASKTVTPTATTTYTVTVTNANNCTATASTTVAVNPIPNASINGPTTICSGLNATLTASGGGTYAWSNFGGTNAQATFTPTATTTYTVTVTGAGGCTATASQTVSVQSAPTASISGATSVCAGGSVTLTANGGNTYTWSNNQTTASITVSLTATTTYTVTVSIGANCTASATQTVTVKQQSAATQNQTICSGQSISFNGQTISQSGTYRDTLTNAAGCDSIITLNVTVTPALQGSVSETICFGESISFNNQTLTQSGTYKDTVQTAGGCDSIITLNLTIRPKAESTISQSICSGQSYTFNGQQLTQAGQYFDTLQTVLGCDSFITLNLTVLNKIETTVNAGICNGQSYTFNGQQLTQAGQYFDTLQTVLGCDSFVTLNLAVNSFVTGSTSASICAGDSYTFNGQQLTQGGQYMDTLVSAGGCDSIVTLTLTVNQLPQPTITQNGNVLSTQVFASYQWQFNGSDISNATSQSHTANQNGNYTVAVTDANGCSAYSSVVTVTGVGIKEVSNFRSEVYPNPATTVLQVSSEEVLLSIAIVDLFGRKVFTQAVNEAKQTQIDVSKLAASTYFIHLTTTNGNTAVKSFVKQ from the coding sequence ATGACAACTTTAGTTTTTGCGCTTGCGTTGATGGCGTTTAATGCCAGTGCTCAGCTACCCAACTATGTACCCACATCAGGACTAATCAGTTTTTATGAGTTAGATGGAAACCTGAATGATTTGGGTCCGGCAAATCAACCTTTCAACGCTAATGGAACTGCATCTTATGGGCAAGATAGAGATGCGGTAAACAACAGCAGTGCCGCAACTTTACGTTCACCCCTGGTGTGCTATATTTCTAACACTCTTCCGGCAAACAAACCCAATTCGGTATCTTTTGCTATGTGGTTCAGGCCCACATTCACTACACCTTCAGGTCATTTCCCGATTATAGGCGGTATGCGGAGTAACACCGCTCTGTTGAACAGCTGGTTGTTTTTTATGGCACCGGGTAACGCCTTAAACTTTGGTTACTCAACCAGTGTAAACGGCAATAACCAAAACCTGAATTGCAACACCACACTCACTGCCAACACCTGGTATCATCTGGCAGCTACATTCAGCAATGCCGATGGGCTGAAAGTGTATGTAAATGGAGTGCAGGTTGCATCTGCACCCGCAACAGGCAATTTGGTTTACAACAGCAACAGTAACCTGGTTATTGGCAATACGGGCGCGGCTCTGCCTTCCATAAACGACCAGACAGAAGGCTTGAATGATGAAGTGGGCTATTGGAACAGGGTGCTCACCTTGGGAGAAATTCAGGCATTATTTAATTCAACACCGCCTTGTGTGCTGAACAAAAACATCACGGGCAACACACAGTATTGTGCCGGCAACACCATTAACCTTACAGCAGCGTTTACCCTTAACACCGGTCAGTCTATCACCGGTTATCAATGGAAACGAAACGGTGCAAACCTTACTAATGGCGGAAAAGTATCGGGCGTAACAACAGCCAATTTGCAGGTAACCAATTTCGCAATAAGTGACACTGGCACTTACAGAGTAGTAGTTACCACCACCTGTGGTGTAGACTCATTTCAGGTGAATGTGAAGCAGGGGTCAGAAGTAAACATCAGCAATTTGATTGCCTATTATCCTTTCAATGGCAATGCTAACGATGCCGGTGGCAATGGCTACAACGCAACCGCAACTGCTACAACCAATGTGGCAAATCGCTATGGACAATCAAATAATGCATTTGCTTTTAATGGAACAACATCTGTAGTAGAAGTTGCTGCACCTACCGGGCAAACTATTTTGGACAACGGACAAAATAAATCTGTATCGCTCTGGTTTAAACGCGGCTCTACTACCAGTGGTGGTGTGTTGTTGAGCTATCAGCAGGCAGCACCCGGCAGCTGGAATGCACTGGCATACATCGGTAACGATGGCATTTTGCGTGGCTGGATGTTTCAGGGAGGAAGCGCGCCATGGTCGTCCGGTATTGTAATGGACACCAACTGGCACAACCTGGTTTTGGTTTATACCACCGGAAATCAAACCGCTTATTTAGATGGCAGTGTGGTAGCCAATTTGAGCGGCACACCCAATCCGGGCACTTCCAATATCATCCGCATCGGTAATGGTTATGCCACCAACGGAGCACCGGGCATTTCTGTTACCGGCAATCAACCTTTTTTAGGTGCTATTGATGAAGTTCGTTTTTACAATAAAGTCCTTAACACAACCGAAATCAACGAACTTTTGAGTAATCCGTTTGCCATTACAACGCAGCCTCAATCGGTATGCGCAGTTCTTGGTGGTTCCGCTACGTTTACCATTGCTACCCAGGGAGCAGTAAGTTATCGCTGGCAGAAAAATGGTGTGGATATTTCAGGCGCCACATCAGCAACCTATACCATTAGCAACATTCAGCCGAGCGATTTGGCTAACTACCGCTGTGTGGTTACCAGCATTTGCGACAACACCGTATCACTTACCAGCAGTACAGCCTCCTTAGCATCCACACCACCTTCGCCTCAGCCTACCCGAATTTATTCTTTAGGTAGTTTGAGTTATGATGATGGTTTGTTGATAGGATCGCACCATGCCACATCGGTGAGCACCAATTTCAACACCGCGGTTGCCGATCGCTTCAATATCCCCAATGGAGCTTTGCGTAGGAGCAGTGGTAGTGTTATAGTACCTCTGAAGAGCATAGATCAGCCAAATACTACTATTTCGTTTTGGGTAAACCTGAACAATTTTGGTGCGGGCACCAGAGCATTTTTGGGAGGGGCAAATAATAACTTGCCCTATCACCTGATGGCAAATGGTAATCAACTTTATTTTCAAACCAACAGCGGAGTTACTTTCGTTAATGCTAATCTTCCTACAAACGGATGGGCGCATGTGGCAGTGGTGTATCAAGGCAATACCAATACATTTTATCTTAATGGTCAGCAAGTGTTTACCACCTCTAATGGTATTAACCTGAGTGTAAATCCTATTCAGTCGCTTATGGGTGTGAATACCGGCACTTCTGCCGATTACTTAGCCGATGACTTGCGTGTTTTTGAAAGCGCATTAACACCAACGCAAATAGAAGGTATCTATGCTAATGGAGAAGAAGTTCCTATTTTTTCCATTGCTCCTACTGATGAACATGGCTGCGTGGGTGGCACTATACAAATTAAGTTTAGACAAGGTGTAAACAATGGCATTATCTCTGTGAAAAAGAATGGAGTTAATTTACCTGCCGGAGGCAACGTAACCATTACCGATAGCAGCGTGGTAATAGCCAATGCCACACCGGCAGACTTTACCAACTATACCATTAATCTACGCAAGGGATGCGCCTCTGTTGAAAAAACCGTGAATGTTGTTCAGTTGCCGTCAACTTTTTACAACACCGGATTAGTAAGACATTATCGCCTCAATAACAGCACAGCCGATGAGTTAGGTGGGGCAGCACTAACAGCTTCCGGCACGTATGTGGTAGATAGATATGGACAAGGCAGCAGAGCTTTTCGAAAGATAAGTAACTCAAATGTACAGATGCCTCAAATTACAGCTTCCCCTTTCACACTCAGTTACTGGATGAACTTTTACGGTGCCGGATCTTTTGCTATGGTAAGTGAACTGGGAGCAACAGGCGTTAATCTCTATAAGTTCGGCAATGGGGTTGGATTTGATTTGGGTCAAGCCAACGGACAACCGTATGGTGTTAATAATGTAAACGTATTACTGCCCACACAGTGGAGAATGGTTACAGTTACACACGATGGCAGCTATTGTAAAATATATGTAGATGATCAATTGATAACACAGTTCAGACCTATCAATAACAGTGTTTCTCTCAGAGATTTCTTCCCTTCGCAGAGTATTGATTTAGATGATATCCGTGTATATAATCGCGCACTAAGCGAAGCAGAAGTAAAAGGTTTGTATCGCTTACCGGATATTGGTGCGGGTACTGCGGCTCCAAGTAATGTTTGTGTTGGACAAACTATCAACCTGTCCGTTACCGGATTAGCGGTTTCCGGTGTTAACCTACGTTATCAATGGACATTCAATGGTAATCCTATCAACAATGGAGGTAATGTAAGCGGGGCTAACACTGCCAACTTACAAATCACCAATGCACAAGCATCTAATCAGGGAGCATACAATTGTGTTGTAATAGGAGGATGTACAGAAGTAACTTCTACTACATTCAACATAACTGTGGGTGCCGGTAATATTACCATTACACAACAGCCGCAAAGCCAATCGGTGTGCCCGGGTTCAAGTGCAACGTTTACTGTTGCCACGCAGGGAGCTACAGTAACTTATCAGTGGAAAAAAGGTGGTGTAATCATCAACGGGGCCACTGCTGCAACCTACACCAGAAATAACGTGAGTACTGCCGACACAGGTAGCTACACTGTTGATATTATAGGCGGCAACTGTGGAACCATTACCTCTCAGGCAGCTGTGTTAACAGTGCTATCTGCACCTGTTGCAGCTATTACCCCTGCAACAGCAACGATTTGCAACGGACAAAGCGCCACCCTGACCGCCAGCGGAGGAACAAGCTATGTATGGAGCAACAGTGGCGGCAGCAATGCACAAGCCACCTTCAGCCCGGCAACAACTACCACTTATACCGTAACAGTTACCAATGCAAACAACTGTACGGCCACAGCCAGCAGACAAATAACGGTTAACGCTAATCCAACCGCAGCTATCACGCCATCCACGGTGACTATATGCAACGGCCAAAGTGCCACGCTCACTGCGAGCGGAGGCGGCACATACGCCTGGAGCAACAGCGGAGGCAGCAATGCAGCAGCCACCTTCAGCCCAACAACAACTACTACTTACACCGTAACGGTTACCAATGCAAATAACTGTACGGCCACAGCCAGCAGACAAGTAACGGTAAACGCCAATCCAACCGCAGCTATCATCCCTGCAACAGCAACGATTTGTAATGGACAAAGTGCAACGCTTACCGCCAGCGGAGGAACAAGTTATGCATGGAGCAACAGTGGCGGCAGCAATGCACAAGCCACCTTCAGCCCGGCAACCACTACCACCTATACGGTTACGGTAACAGATGGCAACAACTGCACGGCAACAGCTTCACGTCTTGTTACGGTAAACGCTAATCCTACCGCAGGCATCACCCCGGCTAGCCCTGCTATATGCAATGGCGCAAGCCAGACACTGACGGCCAGCGGAGGCGGCACCTACGCCTGGAGCAACAGCTTAGGCAGTGGCGCAAGCAAAACGGTAACCCCAACGGCTACCACCACTTACACCGTAACCGTTACCAATGCAAATAACTGTACGGCAACAGCCTCCACTACAGTTGCGGTTAATCCAATACCGAACGCATCGATTAATGGCCCAACAACAATATGTAGCGGATTGAATGCCACCCTTACAGCCAGCGGTGGAGGAACATATGCGTGGAGCAATTTTGGTGGAACAAATGCACAGGCAACTTTCACGCCAACAGCAACCACTACTTATACGGTTACAGTAACCGGAGCAGGCGGATGTACAGCCACAGCATCGCAAACTGTGAGCGTTCAAAGTGCACCTACGGCAAGCATTAGCGGAGCAACTTCGGTTTGTGCCGGAGGAAGTGTAACATTAACAGCCAATGGCGGTAACACCTACACATGGAGCAACAACCAGACAACAGCCTCCATCACTGTTTCACTAACAGCAACCACTACTTATACAGTAACGGTAAGCATTGGTGCTAACTGCACGGCAAGTGCCACACAAACAGTAACGGTAAAACAACAAAGTGCCGCCACACAGAATCAAACAATATGCAGTGGTCAGAGCATCAGCTTCAACGGCCAAACCATCAGCCAGAGCGGCACCTACCGCGACACGCTAACCAATGCAGCAGGCTGTGACAGCATCATCACGCTAAACGTAACGGTTACCCCGGCCTTACAGGGCAGCGTAAGTGAAACCATCTGCTTTGGTGAAAGCATCAGCTTCAACAACCAGACATTAACGCAGAGCGGCACCTACAAAGACACGGTACAAACAGCAGGCGGCTGCGACAGCATCATTACGCTCAACCTCACCATCAGACCTAAAGCAGAGAGCACCATCAGCCAAAGCATCTGCAGCGGACAGAGCTACACGTTCAATGGCCAGCAGCTTACGCAAGCAGGTCAGTATTTCGATACACTGCAAACTGTTTTGGGCTGCGATAGCTTTATTACATTGAACCTTACCGTACTCAACAAGATTGAAACTACAGTGAATGCCGGAATCTGCAACGGCCAGAGCTACACTTTCAACGGTCAGCAACTTACGCAAGCAGGTCAGTATTTCGATACACTGCAAACGGTTTTAGGCTGCGATAGTTTTGTTACATTGAACTTAGCGGTAAACAGTTTTGTAACAGGAAGTACAAGCGCATCAATATGTGCCGGAGATAGCTACACCTTCAACGGGCAACAGCTTACCCAAGGCGGGCAATACATGGATACACTTGTTTCGGCAGGCGGCTGCGATAGTATTGTAACACTTACACTTACCGTAAACCAATTGCCACAACCAACCATTACGCAAAATGGCAATGTGCTTTCTACGCAAGTATTTGCATCGTATCAATGGCAGTTCAACGGCTCCGACATTAGCAATGCAACAAGCCAAAGCCATACGGCAAATCAAAACGGAAACTACACAGTAGCAGTAACCGATGCAAATGGTTGCTCGGCATATTCATCGGTAGTAACGGTAACAGGCGTGGGCATAAAAGAAGTATCGAACTTTAGAAGCGAAGTATATCCAAACCCCGCTACAACCGTATTGCAAGTATCAAGCGAAGAGGTGCTGTTGAGCATAGCAATAGTTGATTTGTTTGGAAGAAAAGTATTTACCCAAGCAGTAAACGAAGCTAAACAGACACAGATAGATGTGAGCAAATTGGCAGCATCAACTTACTTTATACACCTTACCACTACTAATGGCAACACAGCTGTAAAGAGTTTTGTAAAGCAGTAG